GGCTCACGGCCGCGCCGACGCTCACCGTCACGCCCTCGCCGCCCCCCTCGACCGGGATGCGCACGGCGGCCACGGCCTCGCGGACGCGCTCGGCGTGGGCGCGGATGCCCTCGCCGACCTCCTGGAGGATCACGCAGAACTCCTCGCCTCCGTAGCGCGCCACCAGGTCGACGTCGCGCGTGTTCGAGCGGATGCAGTGCGCCACGGCCCGCAGGACCTCGTCGCCGAGCAGGTGACCGTACCGGTCGTTGAAGGACTTGAAGCGGTCGATGTCGACCAGCAGCAGCCCCAGCGGCAGCCGGTAGCGGCGCGCGCGCGCGATCTCGTTCTCCAGCCGCTCGCAGAAGTGGCGGTAGTTGAAGAGGCCGGTGAGCCCGTCGGTGATGGACAGCTGCAGGGTGCGCGCGTAGAGGTTGGCGTTCTCGATGGCCAGCCCGGACTGGTTGGCGATCGTCTCGAGGAACTCCCGCTGGTCGCGCTCCGCACCGGCGGCGCTCTCGACCACGAGCAGGCCGATCGGCGTGCCCTTGGCCTGGATCGGGACGAGCACCGCGCCCGGCGCGCCGATGCGCGCGCAGAACTCCGGCGGCGCCTCGCGCATCAGCTCCTCCCCATGGAGCACGAGCGCCCCGCCGCCGGCGAGCGCGCGCCCGAACAGCGGGAAGCGGGCCGGGTCGATCACGAGCGGCTCCCCCCGCGCCACCCGCTCCCCGAGCCGCCCGTCCTCGCCCGTGAGGAAGATCATGCCCCCCGGGTAGCCGAGGTCGGCGACGATGCTCTGGAGGACCACCGAGAGCACGCCGTCGAGGTCGAGCGTGCCGGCCATCGCCGCCGAAAGATGCTGGAGGATCGTCAGCTGCATGAGGCGCCGGTCGAGCAGCCGGTTGACGTCCGAGAGGATGCTGTCGGTGCTCGTCGGCGTGGCCGGCCCGGCCGCGCCGCGCTCGCGCCCCGCGACCGGGGGCCGCCCGGCCAGCAGCCCGCGGACCAGCCCCACCAGCGCCTGGGAGTCGAAGGGCTTGACGAGATACTCGTCCGCCCCCGAGGTGTGCGCGTAGCGCTTCTCGCTCTCGAGCGAGCGCACCGAGCAGATGACGATCGGGATGCCGGCGGTCCGCGGGTCGTTCTTGAGGAGCCGGCAGACCTGGTAGCCGTTCATGCGCGGCATCATGACGTCGAGGACGATGACGTCGGGGAGCCGGTCGAACGCCTTCTGGATCGCGTCGACGCCGTCGCCCGAGGTGATGACCCGCCACCCCTCGTTCTCGAGGATGAAGCGGTGGAGGCTCAGGATGTCCGGCTCGTCGTCGACGACCAGGATGAGGCGCTCGTCCGCCACCGTCCTTCCTCCAGCACCTTCAGGGCTTCACGACTTCGGTCCCGGCCGGGGGCGAGAAGGCGAAGAGCCCCTTCGCCAGCCCCGTGTCGTCCCGCTCCCCGGAGAAGGTCAGGTGCGTGCGGTTGCCGTAGGCATCCTCGACGGTCGTGCCCGCGAGGCGGCACTCGCCGGGGACGATCTCGAGCGTGAGCCGCACCAGGTCCGCGGACTCCACCCGCGGGCGCAGCTCGACCGCGACGGCCCCACCCGGGCCGCGGGGACAGTCGCGCTCCTCCCAGGCGAACTCCGCCGCGAAGTCGCCCTTGCCGAGCAGGAACAGGAACGGCGTCTGGCGGCTCAGCGCGGCGTCGAGGGGCTGGACGACGGCCTGGCGCCGCTCGGAGCGGTAGAACCAGAGCTGC
The bacterium DNA segment above includes these coding regions:
- a CDS encoding outer membrane lipoprotein carrier protein LolA; its protein translation is MRGRRSRPALAAGMALAMALLAGAAPAAAESPGALLRCVQGRYGALRDLTANFAQESRVASLARPRTRTGRLFFQKPGRMRWEYDAPDPQLMVADGKQLWFYRSERRQAVVQPLDAALSRQTPFLFLLGKGDFAAEFAWEERDCPRGPGGAVAVELRPRVESADLVRLTLEIVPGECRLAGTTVEDAYGNRTHLTFSGERDDTGLAKGLFAFSPPAGTEVVKP
- a CDS encoding diguanylate cyclase codes for the protein MADERLILVVDDEPDILSLHRFILENEGWRVITSGDGVDAIQKAFDRLPDVIVLDVMMPRMNGYQVCRLLKNDPRTAGIPIVICSVRSLESEKRYAHTSGADEYLVKPFDSQALVGLVRGLLAGRPPVAGRERGAAGPATPTSTDSILSDVNRLLDRRLMQLTILQHLSAAMAGTLDLDGVLSVVLQSIVADLGYPGGMIFLTGEDGRLGERVARGEPLVIDPARFPLFGRALAGGGALVLHGEELMREAPPEFCARIGAPGAVLVPIQAKGTPIGLLVVESAAGAERDQREFLETIANQSGLAIENANLYARTLQLSITDGLTGLFNYRHFCERLENEIARARRYRLPLGLLLVDIDRFKSFNDRYGHLLGDEVLRAVAHCIRSNTRDVDLVARYGGEEFCVILQEVGEGIRAHAERVREAVAAVRIPVEGGGEGVTVSVGAAVSQGGEPGANGLLGRADEALYRAKAGGRNRVSVWDGSPAGAGQTGGGA